Proteins from a single region of Haliaeetus albicilla chromosome Z, bHalAlb1.1, whole genome shotgun sequence:
- the SELENOP gene encoding selenoprotein P isoform X1 — MWAGLGLVLALCLLPGGGTEIQNCKEAPEWRIGEENPMLNSRGSVTVVALLQASUYLCLLQASRLEDLRVKLENEGLVNIWYMVVNHKGTYSQRKFHLLKESVSDHITVYQQDEEQADVWTTLNGNKDDFLIYDRCGRLVYHLGLPYSFLSFQYVEESIKIAYCENKCGNCSYTEPDIGGICENITKKAEEKLAELEPKPTGQHSHHHNLHRHRQQHHHREGSRHSKNENHQAPSETQRHHPHSGRRHRVFGHNRHDQTGSHAQVDTVPQGESVEITQDKKLUKKGKSSCKNQLTUNWQTASDSTSSSUCCHCRHLLFEELGNSVTUQCRGALPNSCRUHGQLSAEDITESUQURLLTAAUQSPAAGASETSDTUQUQEKARNUAUKTN; from the exons AtgtgggcagggctggggctaGTTCTGGCTCTTTGTCTCCTCCCAGGAGGAGGGACAGAGATCCAGAACTGCAAGGAGGCCCCAGAATGGCGTATTGGGGAGGAGAACCCAATGCTGAACTCTAGGGGCTCAGTGACAGTGGTGGCTCTCCTCCAAGCTAGCTGATACTTGTGCCTGCTGCAGGCTTCCAG ATTGGAGGACCTGCGAGTGAAGTTAGAGAATGAAGGACTGGTCAATATCTGGTATATGGTTGTCAACCATAAGGGAACTTATTCCCAGAGGAAATTTCaccttctgaaagaaagtgTTTCAGACCATATTACTGTCTACCAGCAAGATGAAGAGCAAGCTGATGTCTGGACTACCTTAAATGGAAACAAAGATGACTTTCTCATCTATGACAG ATGCGGCCGTCTAGTGTATCACCTGGGTCTGCCCTATTCCTTCCTGTCCTTCCAATATGTAGAAGAATCTATTAAGATTGCATACTGTGAAAACAAGTGTGGAAACTGCTCTTACACG GAACCTGATATTGGTGGTATATGTGAAAATATCActaaaaaagcagaggaaaagctaGCAGAGCTAGAACCCAAACCAACTGGTCAACATTCACATCACCACAACCTCCACAGACATAGACAGCAGCACCACCATCGCGAGGGCAGTCGTCATTCCAAAAATGAGAACCATCAGGCTCCTTCTGAAACTCAAAGACATCATCCTCACAGCGGTCGGCGTCATAGAGTCTTTGGCCATAACAGACATGATCAGACAGGTAGTCATGCACAGGTAGACACTGTTCCTCAAGGAGAAAGTGTGGAAATTACACAAGataaaaagctatgaaaaaaagggaaaagcagctgtaaaaacCAGTTAACTTGAAACTGGCAGACAGCATCAGACTCAACTTCTAGTAGCTGATGCTGTCATTGTCGACACCTTTTGTTTGAAGAGCTAGGAAATTCTGTCACTTGACAGTGTCGTGGAGCACTTCCAAATTCTTGCAGGTGACATGGCCAACTGTCAGCAGAGGACATCACTGAATCTTGACAGTGACGTCTGCTGACTGCTGCCTGACAgtcaccagcagcaggagcaagtGAAACTAGTGACACCTGACAGTGACAGGAAAAGGCAAGAAACTGAGCCTGAAAAACAAACTAA
- the SELENOP gene encoding selenoprotein P isoform X2, translating to MWAGLGLVLALCLLPGGGTEIQNCKEAPEWRIGEENPMLNSRGSVTVVALLQASUYLCLLQASRLEDLRVKLENEGLVNIWYMVVNHKGTYSQRKFHLLKESVSDHITVYQQDEEQADVWTTLNGNKDDFLIYDRCGRLVYHLGLPYSFLSFQYVEESIKIAYCENKCGNCSYTEPDIGGICENITKKAEEKLAELEPKPTGQHSHHHNLHRHRQQHHHREGSRHSKNENHQAPSETQRHHPHSGRRHRVFGHNRHDQTGSHAQVDTVPQGESVEITQDKKLUKKGKSSCKNQLTUNWQTASDSTSSSUCCHCRHLLFEELGNSVTUQCRGALPNSCRUHGQLSAEDITESUQURLLTAAUQSPAAGASETSDTUQUQEKARN from the exons AtgtgggcagggctggggctaGTTCTGGCTCTTTGTCTCCTCCCAGGAGGAGGGACAGAGATCCAGAACTGCAAGGAGGCCCCAGAATGGCGTATTGGGGAGGAGAACCCAATGCTGAACTCTAGGGGCTCAGTGACAGTGGTGGCTCTCCTCCAAGCTAGCTGATACTTGTGCCTGCTGCAGGCTTCCAG ATTGGAGGACCTGCGAGTGAAGTTAGAGAATGAAGGACTGGTCAATATCTGGTATATGGTTGTCAACCATAAGGGAACTTATTCCCAGAGGAAATTTCaccttctgaaagaaagtgTTTCAGACCATATTACTGTCTACCAGCAAGATGAAGAGCAAGCTGATGTCTGGACTACCTTAAATGGAAACAAAGATGACTTTCTCATCTATGACAG ATGCGGCCGTCTAGTGTATCACCTGGGTCTGCCCTATTCCTTCCTGTCCTTCCAATATGTAGAAGAATCTATTAAGATTGCATACTGTGAAAACAAGTGTGGAAACTGCTCTTACACG GAACCTGATATTGGTGGTATATGTGAAAATATCActaaaaaagcagaggaaaagctaGCAGAGCTAGAACCCAAACCAACTGGTCAACATTCACATCACCACAACCTCCACAGACATAGACAGCAGCACCACCATCGCGAGGGCAGTCGTCATTCCAAAAATGAGAACCATCAGGCTCCTTCTGAAACTCAAAGACATCATCCTCACAGCGGTCGGCGTCATAGAGTCTTTGGCCATAACAGACATGATCAGACAGGTAGTCATGCACAGGTAGACACTGTTCCTCAAGGAGAAAGTGTGGAAATTACACAAGataaaaagctatgaaaaaaagggaaaagcagctgtaaaaacCAGTTAACTTGAAACTGGCAGACAGCATCAGACTCAACTTCTAGTAGCTGATGCTGTCATTGTCGACACCTTTTGTTTGAAGAGCTAGGAAATTCTGTCACTTGACAGTGTCGTGGAGCACTTCCAAATTCTTGCAGGTGACATGGCCAACTGTCAGCAGAGGACATCACTGAATCTTGACAGTGACGTCTGCTGACTGCTGCCTGACAgtcaccagcagcaggagcaagtGAAACTAGTGACACCTGACAGTGACAGGAAAAGGCAAGAAACTGA